A genomic stretch from Acidimicrobiales bacterium includes:
- a CDS encoding acyl-CoA carboxylase subunit beta: MVDHSMKAKLEDLRERKQQAIHAGSERSVQRQHDKGKMLARERIEYLLDEGSFNELDMLARHRAAEGVLDERPYTDGVITGWGTVDGRKVFVFSQDFTVMGGALGEVFAEKLHKVMDLALATGAPMIGLNDGAGARIQEGVVSLDGYGGIFYRNVQSSGVIPQISVILGPCAGGAVYSPAMTDFIFMVREKSHMFITGPDVVKTVTGEEVTLEELGGAGSHSSKSGVATFVSDSEEEVLDEVKYLLSFLPSNNLEQTPRMESADDPDRLCPELDEILPESPNVPYDMKKVIAAVVDDGDFMEYHSAWGKSITCCFARVDGRAVGVVGNQPMMLAGVLDIESAEKAARFVRTCDAFNIPLLTFVDVPGFLPGVDQEYGGIIRHGAKLLYAYCEATVPRIQIITRKAYGGAYVVMDSKSVGSDLAFAWPTAELAVMGSQGAVEIIHRRELADAADPVARRAELIDDYTERLANPYIAAERGYVADVIEPSETRRKIVAGLRLLESKREEMPQRKHGNVPL; this comes from the coding sequence GTGGTTGATCACTCCATGAAGGCCAAGCTCGAAGACCTGCGCGAACGCAAGCAACAGGCGATCCACGCCGGCTCCGAACGTTCCGTTCAGCGTCAGCACGACAAGGGCAAGATGCTCGCCCGCGAGCGGATCGAGTATCTGCTCGACGAGGGTTCGTTCAACGAACTCGACATGCTCGCGCGTCATCGCGCGGCGGAGGGGGTGCTCGACGAGCGGCCTTACACCGACGGTGTCATCACCGGGTGGGGAACCGTCGACGGCCGGAAGGTCTTCGTCTTCTCGCAGGACTTCACCGTCATGGGCGGCGCCCTCGGCGAGGTCTTCGCGGAGAAGCTCCACAAGGTGATGGATCTCGCGCTCGCGACGGGCGCGCCGATGATCGGACTCAACGACGGCGCCGGTGCCCGCATCCAGGAAGGCGTCGTCTCGCTCGACGGCTACGGCGGCATCTTCTATCGCAACGTCCAGTCGTCGGGTGTCATCCCGCAGATCTCGGTGATCCTCGGCCCGTGTGCCGGCGGTGCGGTCTACAGCCCGGCCATGACCGACTTCATCTTCATGGTGCGCGAGAAGTCGCACATGTTCATCACCGGCCCCGATGTGGTCAAGACGGTGACGGGCGAAGAGGTGACCCTCGAGGAGCTCGGCGGTGCCGGCTCCCACAGCAGCAAGTCCGGCGTCGCCACCTTCGTGTCGGACTCCGAGGAAGAGGTGCTCGACGAGGTCAAGTACCTCCTGAGCTTCCTGCCGTCCAACAATCTCGAGCAGACCCCGAGGATGGAGTCGGCCGACGACCCCGATCGGCTCTGTCCCGAGCTCGACGAGATCCTTCCCGAGAGCCCCAACGTCCCCTACGACATGAAGAAGGTCATCGCCGCGGTGGTCGACGACGGCGACTTCATGGAGTACCACTCGGCGTGGGGCAAGAGCATCACCTGCTGCTTCGCCCGGGTCGACGGTCGTGCCGTCGGTGTGGTCGGCAACCAGCCGATGATGCTCGCCGGTGTGCTCGACATCGAGTCGGCCGAGAAGGCCGCCCGCTTCGTGCGGACCTGCGACGCGTTCAACATCCCGCTGCTCACCTTCGTCGACGTCCCGGGGTTCCTCCCCGGTGTCGACCAGGAGTACGGCGGCATCATCCGTCACGGCGCCAAGCTGCTCTACGCCTACTGCGAGGCGACCGTTCCCCGCATCCAGATCATCACCCGCAAGGCCTACGGCGGCGCCTACGTGGTCATGGACTCCAAGTCGGTCGGTTCCGACCTGGCGTTCGCATGGCCGACCGCGGAGCTCGCAGTGATGGGTTCGCAGGGCGCGGTGGAGATCATCCACCGCCGCGAGTTGGCCGATGCGGCCGATCCGGTCGCTCGCCGGGCCGAGCTCATCGACGACTACACCGAGCGTCTGGCCAATCCCTACATCGCCGCCGAACGCGGCTATGTCGCCGACGTGATCGAGCCGTCGGAAACGCGACGCAAGATCGTCGCGGGCCTCCGCTTGCTCGAGAGCAAGCGCGAGGAGATGCCGCAGCGCAAGCACGGGAACGTGCCGCTGTAA
- a CDS encoding 2-phosphosulfolactate phosphatase, with protein MNPADPEQFRVRFDWGPMGLRTIAPEVDVVVIVDVLSFTTCVDVALGRGAEVFPYKMNDGTAADYAESVGAELAGPRDGASRFSLSPSSMADVPAGTRIVLPSPNGAALAFGAVEAGAAEVVVACVRNGAAVGSVFADEDLTVGVVAAGERWNGSTGPLRVAVEDLLGAGAVLSMFDRLDLSPEARVAAAAWHDAEGDLLDRLRECHSGRELIDRGWPDDVTLAAQAHVSDLVPVLCEGRFVARAE; from the coding sequence GTGAACCCCGCGGACCCGGAGCAGTTCCGGGTTCGCTTCGATTGGGGTCCGATGGGGCTCCGCACCATCGCTCCCGAGGTCGACGTCGTCGTGATCGTCGACGTGTTGTCGTTCACGACCTGTGTCGACGTCGCCCTCGGGCGGGGTGCCGAGGTCTTTCCCTACAAGATGAACGACGGTACCGCGGCCGACTACGCCGAATCGGTCGGGGCCGAGCTCGCGGGACCGCGCGACGGTGCGTCCCGGTTCTCCCTGTCGCCGAGCTCGATGGCCGACGTCCCCGCGGGGACGCGTATCGTGCTGCCCTCGCCCAACGGCGCGGCGCTCGCGTTCGGGGCGGTCGAGGCCGGTGCCGCAGAGGTCGTCGTCGCGTGCGTCCGCAACGGCGCGGCGGTCGGGAGCGTGTTCGCCGACGAGGACCTGACCGTCGGTGTCGTCGCCGCGGGGGAGCGCTGGAACGGATCCACCGGTCCGCTGCGGGTGGCGGTCGAGGACCTGCTCGGCGCCGGGGCGGTCCTGTCGATGTTCGACCGTCTCGATCTCAGCCCGGAAGCCCGGGTTGCGGCGGCGGCCTGGCACGACGCCGAGGGCGACTTGCTGGATCGACTCCGCGAGTGTCACTCGGGTCGTGAACTCATCGATCGGGGCTGGCCCGACGACGTGACGTTGGCGGCGCAGGCCCATGTGAGCGATCTCGTGCCGGTGTTGTGCGAGGGCCGCTTCGTCGCCCGCGCCGAGTGA
- the pheA gene encoding prephenate dehydratase: protein MNASTSSTPTIAYLGPVGTFTEQALLSEPDLAALDLVRFGSIVEVLRAVESAAVDYGFAAIENMIEGAVNATIDTLAFDADLLIQREVVMNVNLNLLVNPGVGLDDITHVRSMPVAYAQCRRYLADTLSKAAIEATNSTADAARELSESGRTDTAAIAPQRSAEVYGLEILAADIEDHPENQTRFVLVSRDGVTPPTGHDKTSIVIYQRADEPGSLVAILSEFAARNINLTKLESRPTRKGLGDYCFLIDCEGHIADQVVGDALRNIQMKHGRVKFLGSYPSAYGTVEEQESARAGVAEADQWLDDLRRQIR from the coding sequence GTGAACGCTTCCACCTCCTCGACGCCGACGATCGCCTACCTGGGCCCGGTCGGAACGTTCACCGAGCAGGCGCTACTCAGCGAGCCCGACCTGGCCGCGCTGGATCTCGTGCGGTTCGGCAGCATCGTCGAGGTCCTCCGTGCGGTCGAGAGTGCGGCGGTCGACTACGGCTTCGCCGCGATCGAGAACATGATCGAAGGAGCGGTCAACGCAACCATCGACACGCTCGCGTTCGACGCCGATCTGCTGATCCAGCGCGAGGTGGTCATGAACGTGAACCTCAACCTCCTCGTGAATCCCGGCGTCGGTCTCGACGACATCACCCACGTCCGCTCGATGCCCGTCGCCTATGCCCAGTGCCGGCGCTACCTCGCCGACACCCTGAGCAAGGCGGCCATCGAGGCGACCAACTCCACCGCCGACGCCGCCCGCGAGTTGTCGGAGTCCGGCCGCACCGACACGGCGGCGATCGCCCCGCAGCGTTCGGCCGAGGTCTACGGCCTCGAGATCCTGGCGGCCGACATCGAGGACCACCCCGAGAACCAGACCCGGTTCGTGCTGGTCAGCCGTGACGGGGTCACCCCACCGACCGGCCACGACAAGACCTCGATCGTCATCTACCAGCGAGCCGACGAGCCCGGGTCGCTGGTCGCCATCCTCTCGGAGTTCGCGGCCCGCAACATCAACCTGACCAAGCTCGAGAGCCGGCCGACCCGCAAGGGGCTCGGCGACTACTGCTTCCTCATCGACTGCGAAGGCCACATCGCCGACCAGGTCGTCGGCGACGCCCTGCGCAACATCCAGATGAAACACGGACGGGTGAAGTTCCTCGGGTCCTACCCGTCGGCCTACGGCACGGTCGAGGAGCAGGAGTCGGCCCGGGCGGGCGTCGCCGAGGCCGATCAATGGCTCGACGACCTCCGCCGGCAGATCCGCTGA
- a CDS encoding fatty acid desaturase: MTTTMSHDELVAAFTGGLAPVDRVSPFEGSDRLRPDGRPRPEFRAELRRIPNVRNAFLVAVALVYPFVAIGAAVALDHPVAWVIAFFVMGAYFQRALTLFHEAAHRLLFSNRRLNDLVGEKLIGWIAFGTGEANYRLAHSQHHRDEFGEREPDFALYARYPIPRASLRRKLLRDALGVSGWKNVKPSLVGLARKGRRVRALRFLGGQALVFVVFAVLGHPWLFLFLWLLPWLTYWRVANRLRALAEHAGMTRSDDRRLTTHHIRQGFLSKHVFLSQSIGYHLAHHVDSGIPMANLPKLQQALEEDGYVTDAITHRGYWAFWRTLTRPDD, translated from the coding sequence ATGACGACGACCATGTCGCACGACGAACTGGTGGCGGCCTTCACCGGCGGTCTCGCGCCCGTCGACCGGGTCAGCCCCTTCGAGGGATCCGACCGGCTCCGGCCCGACGGCCGACCCCGACCCGAGTTCCGGGCCGAACTCCGCCGGATCCCGAATGTGCGCAACGCGTTCCTCGTGGCGGTCGCGCTCGTCTATCCATTCGTCGCGATCGGCGCCGCGGTGGCGCTCGACCATCCGGTGGCGTGGGTGATCGCCTTCTTCGTGATGGGGGCGTACTTCCAGCGGGCCCTGACCCTGTTCCACGAGGCCGCCCACCGGTTGCTCTTCAGCAACCGGCGACTCAACGACCTCGTCGGCGAGAAGCTGATCGGGTGGATCGCGTTCGGGACCGGTGAGGCCAACTACCGACTCGCCCACTCCCAACACCATCGCGACGAGTTCGGCGAGCGTGAGCCCGACTTCGCCCTCTACGCCCGCTACCCGATCCCACGGGCATCGCTGCGGCGGAAACTGCTGCGCGACGCGCTCGGCGTGTCGGGATGGAAGAACGTCAAACCATCGCTCGTGGGCCTCGCCCGCAAGGGACGACGGGTGCGGGCGTTGCGCTTCCTGGGCGGGCAGGCACTCGTCTTCGTGGTCTTCGCCGTCCTCGGTCACCCTTGGCTGTTCCTGTTCCTCTGGCTGCTGCCCTGGCTCACCTACTGGCGAGTCGCCAACCGCCTCCGCGCACTGGCCGAGCACGCGGGGATGACCCGCTCCGACGACCGCCGCCTGACCACCCACCACATCCGCCAGGGGTTCCTCTCGAAACACGTGTTCTTGTCGCAGTCCATCGGCTACCACCTCGCCCACCATGTCGACTCGGGCATCCCGATGGCCAACCTCCCGAAGCTCCAGCAGGCGCTCGAGGAGGACGGCTATGTCACCGATGCGATCACCCATCGCGGCTACTGGGCCTTCTGGCGGACTCTCACCCGACCGGACGACTGA
- a CDS encoding PaaX family transcriptional regulator C-terminal domain-containing protein, whose product MADLSARSIVASTLLGTIPPRLPGRLLVAFAEEFGVNPGTTRVALSRMVDRGELHRETDGHYVLAGPLLERQVRQEAGLAPRVRPWSGAWEVHVVLGGARDAGERAGLRQAAAHLGLRERREGVWLRPDNLDPERLPSAREVVATQTERYLATPAGDPAALVVELFDLEPWATEARKHIRRMSAMSDRLDAGSPGSLADGFAVAAHSLRHLVADPLLPVELHPPEWPATALRRSYDEYDRTYRRHLSAFFRSRSRLAG is encoded by the coding sequence GTGGCCGACCTCTCCGCGCGCAGCATCGTTGCGTCCACCCTGCTCGGAACGATCCCGCCGCGGCTCCCCGGCCGGTTGCTCGTGGCCTTCGCGGAGGAGTTCGGTGTCAATCCGGGCACGACGCGGGTGGCGCTCAGCCGTATGGTCGATCGGGGCGAACTGCACCGGGAGACCGACGGGCACTACGTGCTCGCCGGCCCGTTGCTCGAGCGCCAAGTCCGCCAGGAGGCCGGGCTCGCGCCCCGCGTGCGCCCCTGGTCGGGTGCCTGGGAGGTCCACGTCGTGCTGGGCGGCGCACGAGATGCAGGCGAGCGGGCCGGTTTGCGGCAGGCAGCCGCACACCTGGGCCTCCGGGAACGGCGTGAAGGGGTGTGGCTGCGCCCCGACAACCTCGATCCCGAGCGACTTCCGTCGGCTCGCGAAGTGGTCGCGACCCAGACCGAACGCTACCTGGCGACCCCGGCCGGCGACCCCGCTGCGCTCGTCGTCGAGCTCTTCGATCTCGAGCCGTGGGCAACCGAGGCGCGCAAACACATTCGGCGCATGTCGGCGATGAGCGACCGGCTCGATGCCGGGAGTCCCGGATCGTTGGCCGACGGCTTCGCGGTCGCCGCCCACTCGCTGCGACACCTCGTGGCCGATCCCTTGCTCCCGGTCGAGCTCCACCCGCCCGAGTGGCCGGCCACGGCACTGCGCCGGAGCTACGACGAGTACGACCGGACCTATCGACGCCACCTGTCGGCCTTCTTTCGCAGTCGATCTAGATTGGCCGGATGA
- a CDS encoding MBL fold metallo-hydrolase — protein MSNRFYFRQLLSGRDFATGDPMAAQMVNFVYAIGDRETGEALLVDPAYDVNGLVDTIEADGMRCAGVLATHYHPDHVGGSMMGMKLEGVAELMERVEVPIHVQAAEAEFVQKVTGLSDAALVRHRSGDKVSVGAVEIELIHTPGHTPGSQCFLVDGRLVAGDTLFLDGCGRTDLPGADPAEMYESLTQRLARVPDEAVLYPGHQYSIESSATMGITRERNMVFRPKSREQWLAVFGG, from the coding sequence ATGAGCAACCGCTTCTACTTCCGTCAGCTGCTCTCGGGCCGCGACTTCGCCACCGGCGATCCGATGGCCGCCCAGATGGTCAATTTCGTCTACGCGATCGGTGACCGGGAGACCGGCGAGGCGCTCCTCGTCGATCCGGCCTACGACGTCAACGGTCTCGTCGACACCATCGAGGCCGACGGCATGCGGTGCGCGGGCGTGCTCGCCACCCACTACCACCCCGATCACGTCGGCGGCTCCATGATGGGCATGAAGCTCGAAGGTGTCGCCGAGTTGATGGAACGGGTCGAGGTTCCGATCCACGTGCAAGCGGCCGAGGCCGAGTTCGTCCAGAAGGTGACCGGGCTGTCCGACGCCGCCCTCGTCCGGCACCGCAGCGGCGACAAGGTGTCGGTGGGAGCCGTGGAGATCGAGCTGATCCACACGCCGGGACACACGCCGGGGAGTCAGTGCTTCCTGGTCGACGGTCGCCTCGTCGCCGGCGACACCCTCTTCCTCGACGGGTGTGGCCGCACCGACCTACCGGGCGCTGATCCCGCCGAGATGTACGAGAGCCTCACCCAGCGGCTCGCGCGGGTCCCCGACGAGGCGGTGCTCTATCCAGGCCACCAGTACTCGATCGAGTCGTCGGCGACGATGGGCATCACCCGCGAACGCAACATGGTGTTCCGGCCGAAGAGCCGGGAGCAGTGGCTGGCGGTCTTCGGGGGCTGA
- a CDS encoding EAL domain-containing protein, whose protein sequence is MLRGHPADSTSDVDALIEQWTHDKTAVRDRTLELIRVAHFVMGPLVVAGLVLSRPAGHVMVASAIYLLGMVAVLLVADRRHQAAMLGAFDLLLISYVSASDPAAWVALLVPMVSAVTIGWLVSPRASWILCGIGCGGMSIAAFIAHPPGGVYAIAVMVATTASMNSNNLKILGEGRDSLLRVADLVDSLPVIVWEAEMATFDLTRAVGRVEDLLGFAVTDWRSLPVAQRVHPADLHRYVADLAAIDGPAVREVRLRCADGSSLRVREVVRSVEVADRRYLRGVILDIAEEAAAREEVDRLAAVVAHQAEPLLVLAPRSTPEEEPAVLQVNPAFAALAGIGAADAVGRTLTGIAPWLPVTIRADLDDVHLTGRVADRDDVDIATPEGIRTFDYEMVALPDGAIGVQFTDVTDRRRATELIRHQAFHDHLTGLPNRSLLFDRLTQALAVLQRDGTSVGLLLLDLNQFKEINDTLGHGHGDELLTTIGSRLSNLMREVDTVARLGGDEFAVVIGGATEADLFEVAHRVADAVKQPVRLGGIGVEVTASIGGVIAPTHGTDAEVLLQRADIAMYDSKRSGVPYRLYARDDDRHSLDRLTLMGELRHLLDGGLRVWFQPKVDLRTGTVREMEALARWEHPRLGLLGPNQFIELCEVSGLVGDLTFAVLDHALETIRDWPGQRVAVNVPVRNLYDRNLPQAVADRLESAGVAAERLILEITEREIMEDHRAIVDVLEAFHEQGVRISIDDFGTGFSSLTHLRKLPIHEIKIDQSFVSGMLDRENDYIIARSIIDLAHNLGHRVVAEGVEDTATLELLRSLGCDFAQGFLFARPGPPERIRRQIESGPALDHEGVLAWNVHR, encoded by the coding sequence ATGCTCCGGGGACACCCGGCTGATTCGACGTCCGACGTCGACGCGCTGATCGAGCAGTGGACGCACGACAAGACGGCGGTTCGTGACCGCACGTTGGAACTGATCCGCGTCGCCCATTTCGTGATGGGCCCGTTGGTCGTGGCCGGTCTGGTTCTCTCGCGGCCGGCCGGGCACGTGATGGTGGCGTCGGCCATCTATCTGCTCGGGATGGTCGCCGTCCTGCTCGTCGCCGACCGGCGGCACCAGGCCGCGATGCTGGGGGCATTCGATCTGCTCCTCATCAGCTATGTCAGCGCGTCGGACCCCGCGGCGTGGGTCGCGCTGCTGGTGCCGATGGTCTCCGCGGTCACCATCGGCTGGTTGGTGTCGCCCCGTGCGAGTTGGATCCTGTGCGGGATCGGGTGCGGCGGCATGTCCATCGCAGCGTTCATCGCCCACCCGCCGGGCGGCGTCTACGCCATTGCGGTGATGGTCGCCACCACCGCGTCGATGAACTCCAACAACCTGAAGATCCTGGGCGAAGGTCGCGACAGTCTCCTGCGGGTGGCCGACCTGGTCGATTCGCTGCCGGTCATCGTGTGGGAAGCGGAGATGGCGACCTTCGATCTCACGCGGGCCGTCGGCCGCGTCGAGGACCTCCTGGGATTCGCGGTCACCGACTGGCGAAGCCTGCCGGTCGCGCAGCGGGTTCACCCTGCGGACCTCCACCGGTATGTCGCCGATCTCGCTGCCATCGATGGGCCGGCGGTTCGTGAGGTCCGCCTGCGTTGTGCGGACGGTTCGTCACTTCGGGTGCGAGAGGTCGTGCGGTCGGTCGAAGTCGCCGATCGTCGCTATCTCCGGGGCGTGATCCTCGACATCGCCGAAGAAGCCGCCGCTCGTGAAGAAGTCGACCGGCTGGCCGCGGTGGTCGCCCACCAGGCCGAGCCACTGCTGGTTCTCGCGCCGAGGTCGACACCCGAAGAGGAACCTGCGGTGTTGCAGGTCAACCCTGCCTTCGCCGCACTCGCCGGGATCGGTGCTGCCGATGCGGTGGGGAGAACCCTGACCGGGATCGCGCCGTGGCTGCCGGTGACGATTCGCGCCGATCTCGACGACGTCCATCTGACCGGACGCGTGGCCGATCGTGACGACGTCGACATTGCGACCCCCGAGGGCATTCGCACCTTCGACTACGAGATGGTCGCACTTCCCGACGGTGCCATCGGCGTGCAGTTCACCGACGTCACCGATCGGAGGCGAGCGACGGAGCTGATCCGTCATCAGGCGTTCCACGACCACCTGACCGGGTTGCCGAATCGCTCCCTGCTCTTCGATCGGCTCACCCAGGCACTGGCGGTCCTACAGCGCGATGGCACCAGCGTCGGGCTGCTCCTGTTGGATCTCAACCAGTTCAAGGAGATCAACGACACGCTGGGCCACGGCCACGGCGACGAACTCCTCACGACGATCGGGAGTCGGCTGAGCAACCTCATGCGCGAGGTCGACACCGTTGCCCGACTCGGCGGTGACGAGTTCGCCGTCGTCATCGGCGGTGCGACCGAGGCGGATCTGTTCGAGGTCGCGCACAGGGTCGCGGACGCCGTCAAGCAACCGGTGCGACTCGGTGGCATCGGCGTCGAAGTCACCGCCTCGATCGGTGGGGTGATCGCGCCGACGCACGGCACCGACGCCGAGGTCCTCCTCCAACGGGCCGACATCGCGATGTACGACTCGAAGCGCTCGGGGGTGCCGTACCGGCTCTACGCCAGAGACGACGACCGACACTCACTCGACCGCCTCACCCTGATGGGTGAGCTTCGCCATCTCCTCGACGGCGGGCTCCGCGTCTGGTTCCAGCCGAAGGTCGACCTGCGCACCGGAACGGTGCGAGAGATGGAAGCACTGGCCCGCTGGGAGCATCCGCGGCTCGGTCTCCTCGGCCCCAACCAGTTCATCGAGTTGTGTGAGGTTTCGGGCCTGGTCGGCGACCTCACGTTCGCGGTGCTCGATCACGCGCTCGAGACGATCCGGGACTGGCCGGGCCAGCGGGTCGCGGTCAACGTGCCGGTGCGCAACCTGTACGACCGGAACCTGCCGCAAGCGGTCGCCGATCGACTCGAGTCGGCCGGTGTCGCCGCCGAGCGGCTCATCCTCGAGATCACCGAGCGCGAGATCATGGAGGACCACCGGGCGATCGTCGACGTGCTCGAGGCCTTCCACGAGCAGGGTGTCCGCATCTCCATCGACGACTTCGGCACCGGCTTCTCGTCGTTGACCCATCTGCGCAAGCTCCCGATCCACGAGATCAAGATCGACCAGTCGTTCGTCTCGGGCATGCTCGACCGCGAGAACGACTACATCATCGCCCGGTCCATCATCGACCTCGCCCACAACCTCGGTCACCGGGTCGTGGCCGAAGGGGTGGAGGACACTGCGACCCTGGAGCTGCTCCGGAGCCTCGGGTGCGACTTCGCGCAGGGCTTCCTGTTCGCACGACCCGGCCCGCCGGAGCGCATCCGCCGCCAGATCGAGAGCGGTCCGGCCCTCGATCACGAGGGCGTACTGGCCTGGAACGTGCATCGCTGA
- a CDS encoding acyltransferase family protein: MGAATNAPGSVDVGRVRGLDGLRAIAALAIVVHHVGFQSAATYRHETWGGYLGRLDIGVPVFFALSGFLLFRPIAVSVLDDTALRPALEHLWRRALRIYPAFWVALTAIVLLTSEGFADVTGAVTTYLLIHIHWPTHSIGPMPQAWSLATEISFYAALPLMARFLRPWLRDRDRAARRNALLVFIALCYFLSVFFRIWVLSLDTRWTPSQVLWLPGTLDYFAIGMGLAVARVGFADGEPLRDRLERWAGPAGMWWIAAAVLFQIVSQHMGLALGVEDASWPREIGRQAVYGAIGFCLLFPLIFGSSRRSLVRSFVRSGPMEWLGTISYSIYLWHMVFVVHPWEPLADRFGAVRETALWDYAGTDFWSYLVIAMVPTMVVSVLSYYVVEAWGQRHQGLVRRPVLDPTPLESVVIRARHRWIAASFRAQLGVIAGAGFVGRVAYVAFAKHDQTLATTDIFPGDQFFYSRAADALARGEGFVTPWQDIAVKVGLAAPTDPAAHAADHPPLTTIVAAPASFLPGGRGDHLFAQRLIMCGVGAAVIVLVGLLARKLAGREVGVVAAVIAAVYPGLWINDGLVMAESLTVLCITGALYWAARYRETPSLRLAVGLGAWIAFAALARAESLLLLPLVVAPLMWISHPGWRDRIGRAVLTGVATIVVLAPWVVPNLVRFEEPVLLSHGDGLVLVGANNDAVYSGGGLGFWLAPGEFLDATGRFDDTDPSVDSRVARDQAIDYIGEHLGDQPRVMAARLGRMWSVYRPLATAQLNTQEGRELWASHLSIGALYLLAPLVGIGLWRLGRTWGRWILVAMLVHVSLVAVLFYGIPRFRAPAEVTFVVAAAIGIHWLASLGTCRPPRTSSSPASSS, from the coding sequence ATGGGCGCCGCCACCAACGCACCTGGTTCCGTCGACGTCGGCCGCGTCCGGGGACTCGACGGCCTGCGGGCGATCGCCGCGCTCGCGATCGTCGTGCACCACGTCGGGTTCCAGTCGGCGGCCACCTACCGCCACGAGACGTGGGGCGGCTATCTCGGCCGGCTCGACATCGGTGTGCCGGTCTTCTTCGCGCTCTCGGGCTTCCTGCTCTTCCGCCCGATTGCCGTGTCGGTGCTCGACGACACTGCACTGCGGCCCGCCCTCGAGCACCTGTGGCGCCGAGCGCTTCGCATCTATCCGGCGTTCTGGGTCGCGCTCACGGCGATCGTGCTGTTGACCAGCGAAGGATTCGCCGACGTGACCGGTGCGGTCACGACCTACCTCCTGATCCACATCCATTGGCCGACGCACTCGATCGGCCCGATGCCGCAGGCGTGGAGTCTCGCGACCGAGATCAGCTTCTATGCCGCGCTCCCACTGATGGCCCGCTTCCTGCGCCCCTGGTTGCGCGACCGTGACCGGGCGGCGCGACGCAACGCTCTGCTCGTCTTCATCGCGCTGTGCTATTTCCTGTCGGTCTTCTTCCGGATCTGGGTGCTCAGCCTCGACACTCGGTGGACTCCCTCACAGGTCCTGTGGCTGCCCGGCACGCTCGACTACTTCGCCATCGGCATGGGGTTGGCGGTCGCCCGGGTCGGGTTCGCCGACGGCGAGCCGCTGCGCGACCGTCTCGAGCGGTGGGCCGGTCCCGCCGGGATGTGGTGGATCGCAGCTGCGGTGCTCTTCCAGATCGTCTCCCAACACATGGGTCTCGCCCTCGGCGTCGAGGACGCGTCGTGGCCGCGCGAGATCGGCCGTCAGGCGGTCTACGGCGCGATCGGCTTCTGCCTCCTCTTCCCCCTGATCTTCGGGTCGTCCCGCCGGTCGCTCGTGCGGTCGTTCGTGCGGAGCGGCCCGATGGAGTGGCTCGGCACGATCTCGTACTCCATCTACCTCTGGCACATGGTCTTCGTCGTTCATCCGTGGGAGCCGCTGGCCGACCGGTTCGGGGCCGTCCGCGAGACCGCGCTGTGGGACTACGCCGGAACCGACTTCTGGAGCTATCTCGTCATCGCCATGGTGCCGACGATGGTCGTTTCGGTGCTCAGCTACTACGTGGTCGAAGCGTGGGGGCAGCGCCACCAAGGGCTCGTGCGCCGCCCGGTGCTCGATCCGACTCCGTTGGAATCCGTCGTGATCCGGGCGCGCCACCGATGGATCGCCGCCTCGTTTCGGGCCCAGCTCGGGGTGATCGCGGGCGCGGGCTTCGTGGGCCGGGTCGCGTATGTGGCCTTCGCCAAACACGACCAGACGTTGGCGACCACCGACATCTTCCCGGGCGATCAGTTCTTCTACTCTCGGGCGGCCGACGCGTTGGCCAGGGGCGAGGGGTTCGTCACGCCGTGGCAGGACATCGCCGTCAAGGTCGGGCTCGCGGCGCCGACCGACCCGGCCGCCCATGCGGCCGATCACCCACCCCTCACGACGATCGTTGCCGCGCCCGCGTCGTTCCTACCCGGTGGTCGAGGCGACCACCTCTTCGCGCAGCGTCTCATCATGTGTGGCGTCGGTGCGGCGGTGATCGTGCTGGTGGGTCTGCTCGCCCGGAAGCTCGCGGGTCGAGAGGTGGGCGTCGTCGCCGCCGTCATCGCCGCGGTGTACCCCGGGTTGTGGATCAACGACGGCCTCGTGATGGCGGAGTCGCTCACCGTGCTGTGCATCACGGGGGCGCTCTACTGGGCGGCCCGCTATCGGGAGACACCGTCGCTGCGGCTCGCGGTGGGATTGGGCGCCTGGATCGCGTTCGCCGCCCTCGCCCGGGCCGAGTCGCTCCTCCTGCTGCCGCTCGTGGTCGCCCCGCTCATGTGGATCTCGCATCCCGGCTGGCGCGACCGCATCGGACGGGCGGTGCTCACGGGGGTGGCCACCATCGTCGTCCTGGCGCCTTGGGTGGTACCGAACCTGGTGCGGTTCGAGGAACCCGTGCTGCTGTCGCACGGCGACGGTCTCGTGCTGGTGGGAGCGAACAACGATGCCGTCTACTCCGGCGGGGGTCTCGGCTTCTGGCTGGCGCCGGGCGAGTTCCTCGATGCCACCGGGCGGTTCGACGACACCGACCCGAGTGTCGATTCGCGTGTCGCTCGCGACCAGGCGATCGACTACATCGGCGAACATCTGGGCGATCAGCCCCGGGTGATGGCGGCGCGCCTGGGCCGGATGTGGAGCGTCTACCGTCCGCTGGCGACGGCGCAGCTCAACACGCAGGAAGGTCGCGAGCTCTGGGCGTCGCACCTCTCGATCGGGGCGTTGTACCTTCTCGCACCGCTGGTCGGTATCGGGTTGTGGCGGCTCGGTCGAACGTGGGGACGTTGGATCCTCGTCGCGATGCTGGTGCACGTGTCGCTCGTTGCCGTGCTCTTCTATGGCATCCCGCGCTTTCGGGCCCCGGCCGAGGTGACGTTCGTGGTCGCAGCGGCGATCGGCATCCACTGGCTGGCTAGCCTCGGGACATGTCGACCACCGCGCACCTCGTCTTCGCCAGCGTCCTCGTCCTGA